A single genomic interval of Osmia lignaria lignaria isolate PbOS001 chromosome 9, iyOsmLign1, whole genome shotgun sequence harbors:
- the DAAM gene encoding disheveled-associated activator of morphogenesis-like protein isoform X1: MSPNGQHENIESHPEAVQDDRSSWFFGRIPSCPVKSPQPLKEFVGRCQTMPSRVKKSFCGCLQDDEPPEITYCVVEQTGTLTLQAMTPTLPMPAEEELNKMFLELVDELDLTQTNRQAVLALPANKKWQIYCSRKGNGTLENGGLRTTDLSGDPEDYINRLKTIASSPFSEEGEELTNQMRQVEALKTALRTQPHSFVLRFIELDGLNALLQVLGTMEPEAANSNLHTSVIGCLKALMNNSNGRAHVLAHPTAINTISQSLATENIKTKISVLEILGAVCLVPGGHRKVLEAMLHFQQYHFERTRFQSIINDLDKNFGIYKDNLSLKTAIMSFINAVLNYGPGQVTLEFRLHLRYELLMLGIQPIIEKLRKYENETLDRHLDFFEMVRNEDEKELARKFEKEHVDTKSATAMFDLVRRKLSHTAAYPHLLSLLQHCLLLPLDYGSYPQHWLLFDRIVQQIVLQSEGNETGVTRNPDVAPIEINVKEIVHLLAKEEELVAARKKAEELERENSDMSTRLAKKEQELDLRTQEKEDMEASLARVKERLEKETSMHIETKQRISELQDNLETLSRQINNEKSERKRLEQLVASGSLPDDAKATIKIVEDEVLEKVESKPMPPPPPPPPLAPPPPPCLMPAAPPPMKVEIIKNVPQPSNPLKSFNWSKIPEQKLQGTIWSELDDTKLYNVMDLESIDKIFCAYQKNGVSAEGSIEDLRTLGKNKKTMSVIDSRRAQNCTILLSKLKMTDNEITRTILSMDQQNILHIDMVEQLLKYIPSSEEAALLDMHQKELQSRADCFLYQISKVPHYEQRLRSLHYKKKFAASIAELTPRMRAVLEASRQVARSRRLRKLLELVLALGNYVNRGNARGNACGFRLASLNRLVDTKSSCSKGTTLLHYLVQILESRFREVLDIEEDMPHVRTAARVSMADLQKEVANLKNGLQDVQREIEFHRGQSQVLQGDMFLPAMRDFQAQATCRLAEAEDLFQDMKTRFDRAVRLFGEDSAGVQPDEFFGIFENFLQALAEARQDVENMRKKIEEEERRAKQEQELRKRTMERKNSREGILNSISLSKKNEVNSNGQTDNKGEFDDLISALRTGDVFGEDIAKFKRSKRRPVTPSGQESRRHSAHREDSRERH, translated from the exons GATGACGAGCCACCGGAAATCACGTATTGCGTTGTGGAGCAGACGGGCACGCTCACGCTTCAAGCGATGACGCCCACCTTGCCGATGCCCGCCGAGGAGGAGTTGAACAAGATGTTCCTTGAATTGGTGGACGAGCTGGACCTGACCCAGACCAACCGGCAGGCGGTCCTGGCACTTCCGGCGAACAAAAAGTGGCAGATATACTGTTCGAGGAAAGGCAACGGCACGTTGGAGAACGGTGGTCTCAGGACCACCGATCTCAGCGGCGACCCTGAGGATTATATCAACAGATTGAAGACCATAGCGAGT AGCCCCTTTTCCGAGGAGGGTGAAGAACTGACGAACCAAATGCGCCAAGTAGAAGCCCTGAAGACAGCTCTCAGAACACAGCCACATAGTTTCGTCCTCAGGTTCATCGAACTCGATGGTTTGAACGCTTTGTTACAAGTGCTGGGCACCATGGAACCGGAAGCTGCCAACAGCAACCTGCACACGAGCGTGATAGGGTGCCTGAAGGCGTTGATGAACAATTCT AATGGAAGAGCACACGTACTGGCGCACCCGACAGCCATCAACACGATCTCGCAGTCGCTGGCGACCGAGAATATCAAAACGAAAATCTCCGTTCTGGAAATCTTGGGCGCCGTTTGCCTGGTTCCGGGTGGCCATCGCAAGGTCCTTGAAGCCATGCTACATTTCCAGCAGTACCATTTCGAACGAACGCGTTTCCAAAGCATCATCAACGACCTGGACAAGAACTTCGGCATCTATAAAGACAATCTGTCTTTAAAGACAGCGATCATGTCGTTCATCAACGCAGTGCTCAACTACGGACCTGGCCAGGTGACTCTGGAGTTCAGACTGCACCTGAGATACGAACTCCTGATGCTCGGTATTCAACCCATCATCGAGAAGCTGAGGAAATATGAAAATGAGACACTGGACAGACACTTGGACTTCTTCGAGATGGTCAGGAACGAAGATGAGAAGGAACTTGCTAGGAAGTTTGAAAAGGAACACGTAGACACGAAGAGTGCTACTGCTATGTTTGATCTAGTTAGAAGGAAACTCAGCCACACGGCTGCCTATCCTCATCTGTTGAGTCTTCTGCAACATTGTCTATTGCTGCCTC TCGACTACGGTTCCTATCCACAGCATTGGTTACTCttcgatcgtatcgtgcagcaGATCGTCCTCCAATCGGAAGGAAACGAGACCGGTGTTACGAGGAACCCCGACGTGGCACCAATCGAGATAAACGTGAAGGAAATTGTCCACCTGCTCGCTAAGGAAGAGGAACTCGTCGCGGCCAGGAAGAAGGCCGAAGAGTTGGAGCGAGAAAACTCGGACATGTCGACCAGATTGGCCAAGAAGGAACAAGAGTTGGATCTGAGGACGCAGGAGAAA GAAGACATGGAGGCCAGTTTGGCGAGAGTGAAAGAGCGTCTCGAAAAGGAGACGTCGATGCATATAGAGACGAAGCAGAGGATCTCGGAGCTGCAAGACAATTTGGAGACGCTATCCCGGCAGATAAACAATGAAAAGTCTGAGAGAAAACGACTGGAACAGTTGGTAGCCTCGGGAAGTTTGCCGGATGATGCTAAAGCGACGATCAAAATCGTGGAGGATGAGGTTCTTGAGAAAGTGGAGTCGAAACCGATGCCTCCACCTCCTCCGCCTCCGCCTTTGGCACCTCCTCCACCACCTTGCCTAATGCCAGCAGCACCTCCTCCTATGAAG GTGGAGATAATAAAGAACGTCCCTCAACCAAGCAACCCCCTGAAATCGTTCAATTGGTCCAAGATCCCGGAACAGAAGCTGCAGGGAACCATATGGTCGGAATTAGACGACACGAAATTGTATAACGTCATGGACTTAGAGTCCATCGATAAGATTTTCTGCGCTTATCAGAAGAACGGTGTCTCTGCAGAGGGTTCGATCGAGGATCTGAGAACTCTTGGAAAAAACAAGAAAACCATGTCGGTGATCGATTCAAGGCGAGCACAAAATTGCACGATATTACTATCGAAACTGAAGATGACCGATAACGAGATCACCAGAACGATCCTCTCTATGGATCAGCAAAATATTTTGCACATAGACATGGTGGAGCAGTTGCTCAAGTATATTCCGTCATCCGAAGAGGCTGCTCTGTTGGACATGCATCAGAAAGAACTGCAAAGCAGGGCTGACTGTTTCTTATACCAAATATCcaa AGTACCCCACTACGAGCAAAGACTGCGATCACTTCACTACAAAAAGAAATTCGCAGCCAGCATCGCGGAATTGACGCCGAGAATGCGCGCGGTTCTCGAGGCGAGTCGGCAGGTGGCCAGATCAAGGAGGCTCAGAAAGTTGTTGGAACTGGTGCTGGCTCTAGGGAATTACGTAAATCGCGGGAACGCTCGGGGTAATGCTTGCGGCTTCCGTTTGGCCTCGCTGAACCGTCTAGTCGACACCAAGTCCTCCTGCTCTAAAGGGACCACCTTGTTGCACTACTTGGTTCAGATCCTGGAGTCGAGGTTCAGAGAGGTGTTGGATATCGAGGAGGACATGCCTCACGTTCGAACCGCGGCTAGAGTCAGCATGGCTGATCTGCAAAAAGAGGTGGCTAATCTGAAGAACGGTCTCCAAGATGTTCAAAGGGAAATAG AATTCCACCGTGGTCAGTCTCAAGTGCTTCAAGGAGACATGTTCTTGCCAGCGATGAGAGACTTCCAGGCGCAGGCCACTTGTAGATTAGCGGAAGCGGAGGACCTGTTCCAGGATATGAAGACCAGG TTCGATCGAGCGGTGAGACTGTTTGGAGAGGATTCCGCGGGGGTGCAACCGGACGAGTTCTTTGGCATCTTCGAGAACTTTTTGCAGGCATTAGCGGAGGCCAGACAGGACGTGGAGAACATGAGGAAGAAGATCGAAGAAGAGGAACGTCGAGcgaaacaagaacaagaa CTTCGAAAGAGAACAATGGAGCGAAAGAATTCACGCGAAGGGATATTGAATAGCATTTCTTTGAGCAAGAAGAACGAGGTGAACAGTAACGGGCAAACGGACAACAAGGGCGAATTCGATGACTTGATATCAGCCCTTCGCACTGGGGATGTTTTCGGGGAAGACATCGCGAAATTCAAGAGATCGAAGCGTAGACCCGTGACTCCGAGCGGGCAAGAATCGCGCAGACACAGCGCGCACAGAGAAGACTCGAGGGAACGGCATTGA
- the DAAM gene encoding disheveled-associated activator of morphogenesis-like protein isoform X3, with translation MPSRVKKSFCGCLQDDEPPEITYCVVEQTGTLTLQAMTPTLPMPAEEELNKMFLELVDELDLTQTNRQAVLALPANKKWQIYCSRKGNGTLENGGLRTTDLSGDPEDYINRLKTIASSPFSEEGEELTNQMRQVEALKTALRTQPHSFVLRFIELDGLNALLQVLGTMEPEAANSNLHTSVIGCLKALMNNSNGRAHVLAHPTAINTISQSLATENIKTKISVLEILGAVCLVPGGHRKVLEAMLHFQQYHFERTRFQSIINDLDKNFGIYKDNLSLKTAIMSFINAVLNYGPGQVTLEFRLHLRYELLMLGIQPIIEKLRKYENETLDRHLDFFEMVRNEDEKELARKFEKEHVDTKSATAMFDLVRRKLSHTAAYPHLLSLLQHCLLLPLDYGSYPQHWLLFDRIVQQIVLQSEGNETGVTRNPDVAPIEINVKEIVHLLAKEEELVAARKKAEELERENSDMSTRLAKKEQELDLRTQEKEDMEASLARVKERLEKETSMHIETKQRISELQDNLETLSRQINNEKSERKRLEQLVASGSLPDDAKATIKIVEDEVLEKVESKPMPPPPPPPPLAPPPPPCLMPAAPPPMKVEIIKNVPQPSNPLKSFNWSKIPEQKLQGTIWSELDDTKLYNVMDLESIDKIFCAYQKNGVSAEGSIEDLRTLGKNKKTMSVIDSRRAQNCTILLSKLKMTDNEITRTILSMDQQNILHIDMVEQLLKYIPSSEEAALLDMHQKELQSRADCFLYQISKVPHYEQRLRSLHYKKKFAASIAELTPRMRAVLEASRQVARSRRLRKLLELVLALGNYVNRGNARGNACGFRLASLNRLVDTKSSCSKGTTLLHYLVQILESRFREVLDIEEDMPHVRTAARVSMADLQKEVANLKNGLQDVQREIEFHRGQSQVLQGDMFLPAMRDFQAQATCRLAEAEDLFQDMKTRFDRAVRLFGEDSAGVQPDEFFGIFENFLQALAEARQDVENMRKKIEEEERRAKQEQELRKRTMERKNSREGILNSISLSKKNEVNSNGQTDNKGEFDDLISALRTGDVFGEDIAKFKRSKRRPVTPSGQESRRHSAHREDSRERH, from the exons GATGACGAGCCACCGGAAATCACGTATTGCGTTGTGGAGCAGACGGGCACGCTCACGCTTCAAGCGATGACGCCCACCTTGCCGATGCCCGCCGAGGAGGAGTTGAACAAGATGTTCCTTGAATTGGTGGACGAGCTGGACCTGACCCAGACCAACCGGCAGGCGGTCCTGGCACTTCCGGCGAACAAAAAGTGGCAGATATACTGTTCGAGGAAAGGCAACGGCACGTTGGAGAACGGTGGTCTCAGGACCACCGATCTCAGCGGCGACCCTGAGGATTATATCAACAGATTGAAGACCATAGCGAGT AGCCCCTTTTCCGAGGAGGGTGAAGAACTGACGAACCAAATGCGCCAAGTAGAAGCCCTGAAGACAGCTCTCAGAACACAGCCACATAGTTTCGTCCTCAGGTTCATCGAACTCGATGGTTTGAACGCTTTGTTACAAGTGCTGGGCACCATGGAACCGGAAGCTGCCAACAGCAACCTGCACACGAGCGTGATAGGGTGCCTGAAGGCGTTGATGAACAATTCT AATGGAAGAGCACACGTACTGGCGCACCCGACAGCCATCAACACGATCTCGCAGTCGCTGGCGACCGAGAATATCAAAACGAAAATCTCCGTTCTGGAAATCTTGGGCGCCGTTTGCCTGGTTCCGGGTGGCCATCGCAAGGTCCTTGAAGCCATGCTACATTTCCAGCAGTACCATTTCGAACGAACGCGTTTCCAAAGCATCATCAACGACCTGGACAAGAACTTCGGCATCTATAAAGACAATCTGTCTTTAAAGACAGCGATCATGTCGTTCATCAACGCAGTGCTCAACTACGGACCTGGCCAGGTGACTCTGGAGTTCAGACTGCACCTGAGATACGAACTCCTGATGCTCGGTATTCAACCCATCATCGAGAAGCTGAGGAAATATGAAAATGAGACACTGGACAGACACTTGGACTTCTTCGAGATGGTCAGGAACGAAGATGAGAAGGAACTTGCTAGGAAGTTTGAAAAGGAACACGTAGACACGAAGAGTGCTACTGCTATGTTTGATCTAGTTAGAAGGAAACTCAGCCACACGGCTGCCTATCCTCATCTGTTGAGTCTTCTGCAACATTGTCTATTGCTGCCTC TCGACTACGGTTCCTATCCACAGCATTGGTTACTCttcgatcgtatcgtgcagcaGATCGTCCTCCAATCGGAAGGAAACGAGACCGGTGTTACGAGGAACCCCGACGTGGCACCAATCGAGATAAACGTGAAGGAAATTGTCCACCTGCTCGCTAAGGAAGAGGAACTCGTCGCGGCCAGGAAGAAGGCCGAAGAGTTGGAGCGAGAAAACTCGGACATGTCGACCAGATTGGCCAAGAAGGAACAAGAGTTGGATCTGAGGACGCAGGAGAAA GAAGACATGGAGGCCAGTTTGGCGAGAGTGAAAGAGCGTCTCGAAAAGGAGACGTCGATGCATATAGAGACGAAGCAGAGGATCTCGGAGCTGCAAGACAATTTGGAGACGCTATCCCGGCAGATAAACAATGAAAAGTCTGAGAGAAAACGACTGGAACAGTTGGTAGCCTCGGGAAGTTTGCCGGATGATGCTAAAGCGACGATCAAAATCGTGGAGGATGAGGTTCTTGAGAAAGTGGAGTCGAAACCGATGCCTCCACCTCCTCCGCCTCCGCCTTTGGCACCTCCTCCACCACCTTGCCTAATGCCAGCAGCACCTCCTCCTATGAAG GTGGAGATAATAAAGAACGTCCCTCAACCAAGCAACCCCCTGAAATCGTTCAATTGGTCCAAGATCCCGGAACAGAAGCTGCAGGGAACCATATGGTCGGAATTAGACGACACGAAATTGTATAACGTCATGGACTTAGAGTCCATCGATAAGATTTTCTGCGCTTATCAGAAGAACGGTGTCTCTGCAGAGGGTTCGATCGAGGATCTGAGAACTCTTGGAAAAAACAAGAAAACCATGTCGGTGATCGATTCAAGGCGAGCACAAAATTGCACGATATTACTATCGAAACTGAAGATGACCGATAACGAGATCACCAGAACGATCCTCTCTATGGATCAGCAAAATATTTTGCACATAGACATGGTGGAGCAGTTGCTCAAGTATATTCCGTCATCCGAAGAGGCTGCTCTGTTGGACATGCATCAGAAAGAACTGCAAAGCAGGGCTGACTGTTTCTTATACCAAATATCcaa AGTACCCCACTACGAGCAAAGACTGCGATCACTTCACTACAAAAAGAAATTCGCAGCCAGCATCGCGGAATTGACGCCGAGAATGCGCGCGGTTCTCGAGGCGAGTCGGCAGGTGGCCAGATCAAGGAGGCTCAGAAAGTTGTTGGAACTGGTGCTGGCTCTAGGGAATTACGTAAATCGCGGGAACGCTCGGGGTAATGCTTGCGGCTTCCGTTTGGCCTCGCTGAACCGTCTAGTCGACACCAAGTCCTCCTGCTCTAAAGGGACCACCTTGTTGCACTACTTGGTTCAGATCCTGGAGTCGAGGTTCAGAGAGGTGTTGGATATCGAGGAGGACATGCCTCACGTTCGAACCGCGGCTAGAGTCAGCATGGCTGATCTGCAAAAAGAGGTGGCTAATCTGAAGAACGGTCTCCAAGATGTTCAAAGGGAAATAG AATTCCACCGTGGTCAGTCTCAAGTGCTTCAAGGAGACATGTTCTTGCCAGCGATGAGAGACTTCCAGGCGCAGGCCACTTGTAGATTAGCGGAAGCGGAGGACCTGTTCCAGGATATGAAGACCAGG TTCGATCGAGCGGTGAGACTGTTTGGAGAGGATTCCGCGGGGGTGCAACCGGACGAGTTCTTTGGCATCTTCGAGAACTTTTTGCAGGCATTAGCGGAGGCCAGACAGGACGTGGAGAACATGAGGAAGAAGATCGAAGAAGAGGAACGTCGAGcgaaacaagaacaagaa CTTCGAAAGAGAACAATGGAGCGAAAGAATTCACGCGAAGGGATATTGAATAGCATTTCTTTGAGCAAGAAGAACGAGGTGAACAGTAACGGGCAAACGGACAACAAGGGCGAATTCGATGACTTGATATCAGCCCTTCGCACTGGGGATGTTTTCGGGGAAGACATCGCGAAATTCAAGAGATCGAAGCGTAGACCCGTGACTCCGAGCGGGCAAGAATCGCGCAGACACAGCGCGCACAGAGAAGACTCGAGGGAACGGCATTGA
- the DAAM gene encoding disheveled-associated activator of morphogenesis-like protein isoform X2, whose translation MDTVLEKMGKLNLRIPSCPVKSPQPLKEFVGRCQTMPSRVKKSFCGCLQDDEPPEITYCVVEQTGTLTLQAMTPTLPMPAEEELNKMFLELVDELDLTQTNRQAVLALPANKKWQIYCSRKGNGTLENGGLRTTDLSGDPEDYINRLKTIASSPFSEEGEELTNQMRQVEALKTALRTQPHSFVLRFIELDGLNALLQVLGTMEPEAANSNLHTSVIGCLKALMNNSNGRAHVLAHPTAINTISQSLATENIKTKISVLEILGAVCLVPGGHRKVLEAMLHFQQYHFERTRFQSIINDLDKNFGIYKDNLSLKTAIMSFINAVLNYGPGQVTLEFRLHLRYELLMLGIQPIIEKLRKYENETLDRHLDFFEMVRNEDEKELARKFEKEHVDTKSATAMFDLVRRKLSHTAAYPHLLSLLQHCLLLPLDYGSYPQHWLLFDRIVQQIVLQSEGNETGVTRNPDVAPIEINVKEIVHLLAKEEELVAARKKAEELERENSDMSTRLAKKEQELDLRTQEKEDMEASLARVKERLEKETSMHIETKQRISELQDNLETLSRQINNEKSERKRLEQLVASGSLPDDAKATIKIVEDEVLEKVESKPMPPPPPPPPLAPPPPPCLMPAAPPPMKVEIIKNVPQPSNPLKSFNWSKIPEQKLQGTIWSELDDTKLYNVMDLESIDKIFCAYQKNGVSAEGSIEDLRTLGKNKKTMSVIDSRRAQNCTILLSKLKMTDNEITRTILSMDQQNILHIDMVEQLLKYIPSSEEAALLDMHQKELQSRADCFLYQISKVPHYEQRLRSLHYKKKFAASIAELTPRMRAVLEASRQVARSRRLRKLLELVLALGNYVNRGNARGNACGFRLASLNRLVDTKSSCSKGTTLLHYLVQILESRFREVLDIEEDMPHVRTAARVSMADLQKEVANLKNGLQDVQREIEFHRGQSQVLQGDMFLPAMRDFQAQATCRLAEAEDLFQDMKTRFDRAVRLFGEDSAGVQPDEFFGIFENFLQALAEARQDVENMRKKIEEEERRAKQEQELRKRTMERKNSREGILNSISLSKKNEVNSNGQTDNKGEFDDLISALRTGDVFGEDIAKFKRSKRRPVTPSGQESRRHSAHREDSRERH comes from the exons GATGACGAGCCACCGGAAATCACGTATTGCGTTGTGGAGCAGACGGGCACGCTCACGCTTCAAGCGATGACGCCCACCTTGCCGATGCCCGCCGAGGAGGAGTTGAACAAGATGTTCCTTGAATTGGTGGACGAGCTGGACCTGACCCAGACCAACCGGCAGGCGGTCCTGGCACTTCCGGCGAACAAAAAGTGGCAGATATACTGTTCGAGGAAAGGCAACGGCACGTTGGAGAACGGTGGTCTCAGGACCACCGATCTCAGCGGCGACCCTGAGGATTATATCAACAGATTGAAGACCATAGCGAGT AGCCCCTTTTCCGAGGAGGGTGAAGAACTGACGAACCAAATGCGCCAAGTAGAAGCCCTGAAGACAGCTCTCAGAACACAGCCACATAGTTTCGTCCTCAGGTTCATCGAACTCGATGGTTTGAACGCTTTGTTACAAGTGCTGGGCACCATGGAACCGGAAGCTGCCAACAGCAACCTGCACACGAGCGTGATAGGGTGCCTGAAGGCGTTGATGAACAATTCT AATGGAAGAGCACACGTACTGGCGCACCCGACAGCCATCAACACGATCTCGCAGTCGCTGGCGACCGAGAATATCAAAACGAAAATCTCCGTTCTGGAAATCTTGGGCGCCGTTTGCCTGGTTCCGGGTGGCCATCGCAAGGTCCTTGAAGCCATGCTACATTTCCAGCAGTACCATTTCGAACGAACGCGTTTCCAAAGCATCATCAACGACCTGGACAAGAACTTCGGCATCTATAAAGACAATCTGTCTTTAAAGACAGCGATCATGTCGTTCATCAACGCAGTGCTCAACTACGGACCTGGCCAGGTGACTCTGGAGTTCAGACTGCACCTGAGATACGAACTCCTGATGCTCGGTATTCAACCCATCATCGAGAAGCTGAGGAAATATGAAAATGAGACACTGGACAGACACTTGGACTTCTTCGAGATGGTCAGGAACGAAGATGAGAAGGAACTTGCTAGGAAGTTTGAAAAGGAACACGTAGACACGAAGAGTGCTACTGCTATGTTTGATCTAGTTAGAAGGAAACTCAGCCACACGGCTGCCTATCCTCATCTGTTGAGTCTTCTGCAACATTGTCTATTGCTGCCTC TCGACTACGGTTCCTATCCACAGCATTGGTTACTCttcgatcgtatcgtgcagcaGATCGTCCTCCAATCGGAAGGAAACGAGACCGGTGTTACGAGGAACCCCGACGTGGCACCAATCGAGATAAACGTGAAGGAAATTGTCCACCTGCTCGCTAAGGAAGAGGAACTCGTCGCGGCCAGGAAGAAGGCCGAAGAGTTGGAGCGAGAAAACTCGGACATGTCGACCAGATTGGCCAAGAAGGAACAAGAGTTGGATCTGAGGACGCAGGAGAAA GAAGACATGGAGGCCAGTTTGGCGAGAGTGAAAGAGCGTCTCGAAAAGGAGACGTCGATGCATATAGAGACGAAGCAGAGGATCTCGGAGCTGCAAGACAATTTGGAGACGCTATCCCGGCAGATAAACAATGAAAAGTCTGAGAGAAAACGACTGGAACAGTTGGTAGCCTCGGGAAGTTTGCCGGATGATGCTAAAGCGACGATCAAAATCGTGGAGGATGAGGTTCTTGAGAAAGTGGAGTCGAAACCGATGCCTCCACCTCCTCCGCCTCCGCCTTTGGCACCTCCTCCACCACCTTGCCTAATGCCAGCAGCACCTCCTCCTATGAAG GTGGAGATAATAAAGAACGTCCCTCAACCAAGCAACCCCCTGAAATCGTTCAATTGGTCCAAGATCCCGGAACAGAAGCTGCAGGGAACCATATGGTCGGAATTAGACGACACGAAATTGTATAACGTCATGGACTTAGAGTCCATCGATAAGATTTTCTGCGCTTATCAGAAGAACGGTGTCTCTGCAGAGGGTTCGATCGAGGATCTGAGAACTCTTGGAAAAAACAAGAAAACCATGTCGGTGATCGATTCAAGGCGAGCACAAAATTGCACGATATTACTATCGAAACTGAAGATGACCGATAACGAGATCACCAGAACGATCCTCTCTATGGATCAGCAAAATATTTTGCACATAGACATGGTGGAGCAGTTGCTCAAGTATATTCCGTCATCCGAAGAGGCTGCTCTGTTGGACATGCATCAGAAAGAACTGCAAAGCAGGGCTGACTGTTTCTTATACCAAATATCcaa AGTACCCCACTACGAGCAAAGACTGCGATCACTTCACTACAAAAAGAAATTCGCAGCCAGCATCGCGGAATTGACGCCGAGAATGCGCGCGGTTCTCGAGGCGAGTCGGCAGGTGGCCAGATCAAGGAGGCTCAGAAAGTTGTTGGAACTGGTGCTGGCTCTAGGGAATTACGTAAATCGCGGGAACGCTCGGGGTAATGCTTGCGGCTTCCGTTTGGCCTCGCTGAACCGTCTAGTCGACACCAAGTCCTCCTGCTCTAAAGGGACCACCTTGTTGCACTACTTGGTTCAGATCCTGGAGTCGAGGTTCAGAGAGGTGTTGGATATCGAGGAGGACATGCCTCACGTTCGAACCGCGGCTAGAGTCAGCATGGCTGATCTGCAAAAAGAGGTGGCTAATCTGAAGAACGGTCTCCAAGATGTTCAAAGGGAAATAG AATTCCACCGTGGTCAGTCTCAAGTGCTTCAAGGAGACATGTTCTTGCCAGCGATGAGAGACTTCCAGGCGCAGGCCACTTGTAGATTAGCGGAAGCGGAGGACCTGTTCCAGGATATGAAGACCAGG TTCGATCGAGCGGTGAGACTGTTTGGAGAGGATTCCGCGGGGGTGCAACCGGACGAGTTCTTTGGCATCTTCGAGAACTTTTTGCAGGCATTAGCGGAGGCCAGACAGGACGTGGAGAACATGAGGAAGAAGATCGAAGAAGAGGAACGTCGAGcgaaacaagaacaagaa CTTCGAAAGAGAACAATGGAGCGAAAGAATTCACGCGAAGGGATATTGAATAGCATTTCTTTGAGCAAGAAGAACGAGGTGAACAGTAACGGGCAAACGGACAACAAGGGCGAATTCGATGACTTGATATCAGCCCTTCGCACTGGGGATGTTTTCGGGGAAGACATCGCGAAATTCAAGAGATCGAAGCGTAGACCCGTGACTCCGAGCGGGCAAGAATCGCGCAGACACAGCGCGCACAGAGAAGACTCGAGGGAACGGCATTGA